GGCAACTTCCCATGTTCCCGTCGGCCCGGGCAGCAACACGGCGAAGCAACGCATGAGTTCGGCCGCGGGGGTCGCCCCCAAGTAGGTCGCAGTTAGGCGATTGCGACGGCGGCCGGCCGCTCGGTCTTGAGGGTCCGGCGGAGTTGGGGCGAGGCGTCGAGCTTCTGCTGGGCGGCATGCAGTGCACCGACGGCGAATTCGAGCTGCGCGGGTGGCAGCGTGTAAGGGACGCGCAGGTAATGCTCGAAAGCTCCGCCGACTCCGAAGCGCGGTCCGGCCGCCAGCCGTAGCCCGAAATCCGGCGCCAGCACTGTGAGGGCGGTGCTGCAGGCGCTGGGTAGGCGGCACCAAACGGTGAGGCCGCCGCGGGGCCGTTCCACTTCCCATTGCGGCAGGTGTTCAGCAAGCAAGGCCAGTAGCGATTCCCGATTGTGCCGCAGCTGGTCCAGTCGTGCATCGAGCGGTTCCGCGAATGACCTGACCAACCGCGCGGCGGCCAACTGCTCGACCACTGGTCCGCCCAGGTCCATGGTGGTCCTCGTCGCCACGAACCGGGTGATCATCTCCTCCTCCGCCCGGATCCAGCCCGTCCTGAGTCCGGCCCAATGGGATTTGCTGAGCGAACCGATCGCAACCACGCTGGGATTGAAGGCGGACATCGGCGACGTCCGGACGCCATCGAGGTTCAACCCGCGCAACGTCTCGTCCACCACCAGGACCGTCCCGGCAGCAACGGCCGCCCTCGCCAAGCGGCGGCGCTGCAAATCCGACATGATGCGCCCGGTCGGGTTGTGGAAATCGGGCACAAGGTAGGCCATCGCTGGGCGCTGATGGTTCATCGTGGACACCATCGCATCAACGTCCCAAGCAGGT
This window of the Arthrobacter sp. StoSoilB5 genome carries:
- a CDS encoding PLP-dependent aminotransferase family protein, whose amino-acid sequence is MPGSLNPTALVRLLGSWSNGALPAYRELADVVRLLVMDGRIPLDVALPSERALAQTLGLSRTTVTAAYASLREQGFLTTGQGSRGRTSIPHRNAPVSIPGLAAPEGLLDLAYASLPAAGEVVHRAFADALTELPALLPGFGYDALGVQALRQAIAEKYAAEGVPTTADQILVTSGAQHALNIVLHTLVGKQDKVLVEHPTYPNALDAIRVAGCKVLPVALPPHASPAWDVDAMVSTMNHQRPAMAYLVPDFHNPTGRIMSDLQRRRLARAAVAAGTVLVVDETLRGLNLDGVRTSPMSAFNPSVVAIGSLSKSHWAGLRTGWIRAEEEMITRFVATRTTMDLGGPVVEQLAAARLVRSFAEPLDARLDQLRHNRESLLALLAEHLPQWEVERPRGGLTVWCRLPSACSTALTVLAPDFGLRLAAGPRFGVGGAFEHYLRVPYTLPPAQLEFAVGALHAAQQKLDASPQLRRTLKTERPAAVAIA